CCGCCCCACGGTGTTCTGGATGTGGCGCACCGGCGAGGACAACGGGACTCGGCTGCGGCTGCCCGAGGATCCGATGTGGGAACTCCTCACCCCCCGGTCCGTGTCCTGGCACCATCACGGTCTGCTGCATCCGCGCCCCGGTGCCCGCTCGCTGGTGGTGATGGAAGAGGACGGCGCCGAATCCGGCACGCTGCTGTACGTGGATGAGGTGAACCAGCCTGCCCGCCTGCTGGTGACCACCATGGACCCGGTCTATCACCACGGATCCGGCTTTATGCCCGGCGCATCCCAGCTGCTCTACTCGCTGCTGCGCTGGGTCACGGCCACGCACGCCCCGCGGGCCTAGCCGGGTCTGAGGGGAGCCGGCCGGGCGGACATAGGGGAGCGGGCGTACCGGTCCCGGCGCTGCGTTCCTCTCGCTTCCGTTTGCCCGCACGCCTTCCCAAACACTGTTACTGATGGTGCTGCTGTGACAACAGGAGGTAACAGCAGCACCATATGGTGGGATGCTGTGTCCGAACCTTCGCTGGGGCTGCGGGTTTTACAGCGTCAGGGCCATGCCAAGTGAATCCGGAGCCGTTTCCCGGAACCCATGCCGGTTATAGAGACGGCGGCCCGGCGGGTCAGCCATCAGGGTGACCCAGGCGCCTGCCGGAGCATGAGACCGGATGCTCTCCAGCAGGTCGGTAAGTATCCGGTCGCCCAGACCCTGCCGCTGATGGTCGGGCAGGACGGCCATGTCCGCGATGTGGAAATACCAGCCGCCGTCGCCGATCACCCGGCCCATCGCCACGGGACATCCGGTGGCCGTCTCCTGGATGTGGGCCGCCGCCCAGCTGCCGGTCAGGGCCGCTTGTGCCTGGTCTGCCCGTTTGCGCGTCAGCCCGGACTCGGCGCGCAGCCGCAGGTAAGCCTCCAAGGGAGGGGGAGTGCGAATCAGGAGGTAGCGTTCGTCCGGGGTAGTCACGGAACGAATGCTTTCACGCCGCAGACGGACTGCAGCTTTTATTACGGGCCGGCCGGTCGGAGTGCGTCGTCCGGATCAGCCCAAGACCAGCCGGACGGCGAGGACCAGCATCACGACGCCGATCAGCAGATCGACGATCTGCCAGGTACGCGGCCGGTTCAGCACCGTGGATAAGCTGCGGGCACCGTAGCCCAGCGCGGTGAACCAGATGAGGCTGCCCACCACGGCGCCGGCTGCGAAAATCCAGCGCGTGTCAGAACCGTACTGGTTCGCCAGGCTGCCCAGCAGCACCACGGTGTCCAGATACACGTGCGGGTTCAGGAAGGTCAGGGCAAGGGTCGTCAGGATGACGTTGCCCTTGGCCCTCGGTGCCTGTGCTTCCAGCACCGAGGGCCTGGCGGCGGAGATCAGCGAGCGGATACCCCACCAGGTGAGGTAGGCGGCGCCGGCCCAGCGCAGGATTTCCAGGACCGCCGGGAAGCGGGATACCAATGCGCCGATTCCGGCGGTGCCGCCGAAGATCAGCAGGGCATCGCTGATGATGCACAGGGCCACTACCGCGCCGATGTGTTCCCGCCGCAGCCCCTGCCGCAGGACGAAGGCATTCTGCGCTCCAATGGCCACAATCAGTCCGAGGCCGGTGACCATTCCAGTGGCCCAAATACTTAGCATTCCTCGACGGTAACCAGCGGCAGCGGTTCAGACAAACGAATGATTTGAAGGATGCATTAGGTTTGCTTCATGAACTTCGAGCATCTCCGCGCACTGTCCGCCGTCGTCGACGAGGGCACGTTCGAAGCGGCGGCGGATCGGTTGCACATCAGTCCGTCAGCGGTAAGCCAGCGCATCAAGGCACTGGAAAGCTCCGTGGGCCAGGTCGTTGTTCGCCGCGGGACACCCTGCACGCCGACGGACGCGGGCGTGGTTCTGCTGCGCATGGCACGGCAGGTGCAGCTGCTGGAGGGGGAAACCCGTTCCGCGCTCTCGGGTGGCACATCACCGCGGACGCCGACGCCGGTGGCCGTCAATGCGGACTCCCTCGCCACATGGTTCGTCCCCGTCCTCTCCGAAGCAGCCGAGTTGACGGACAGCACCCTGGACCTGCACGTCGAAGACCAGGACCACAGCGCGCAGCTGTTGCGCCAAGGGGACGTAATCGGCGCGGTCACCGCCGATCCGACACCGGTCAACGGCTGCAGGGTCGAGGCCTTGGGCGCCATGCGCTACCTCCCGGTGTCGACGCCGGACCTGCAGCAGCGCTTCACGCGTGAGGACGGTGTCGACTGGGCAGCCCTGCCGGTGGTTCAGTTCAATGCCAAGGACGATCTGCAGCGCCGGTTCCTGCAGGCCCGCGGCGTTGACGGACGACCGCCCCGGCACACTATCCCGTCCTCTGAGGCATTTGTGGCAGCGGTCCGTGCAGGACTCGGCTGGGGCATGCTGCCGGAACTGCAGTTGGGCAACGGACTCAAGGACGGGACGTTGGTGCTGCTAGATGAGCGTGCGCACCGGGACGTCCTGCTGTACTGGCAGGCCTGGAAGCTGGACTCGGAAAGGCTGCACCGCATCGGTGACTCAATCCGGCGGGCCGCCCGGCAGCTCAGGTAAGGAGCCCCCCCCGGAGTTGCCGGCCGGAGCTGCCCAGCATTCTGCCATCCGAGGGGCGGGGAGCGGGAAGGTGTTTAGGGAAACGGCTGGCAGTGCGGGCAGTAGTACAGGTCCCGCATTTCCAACTCGTTGTCGCCGAGCAGCTCATGCGCCACCTTGGTGCCGCAGCGCAGGCAGCCCCGCCGTTCCCGGCGATAGACCCAGAGCTGGTCCCGGCCCATGGCGCCGGTGGTGATCCGGCGGGAGCGGGCCTTGTTGACCTCCAGGAGCCGCTTGGACAGGTCCACCAGGCGGGGCAGATCGGGGACGTCGGAGACCGGGGTCAGCGGGTGGATGCCGGCCAGGAAGCACAGCTCGCACCGGTAGATGTTGCCGATCCCGGCGAGGTTCCGCTGGTCCAGCAGGGCCAGGCCGATGGGCCGGTCCGGCTGGGCGGAGAGGCGGCGCAGCGCTTCTTCGGCGTCCCAGTCGGGTCCCAGCAGGTCCGGGCCGAGGTAGCCGACGGCGTCGTCCTCGTCCGACCGGGGCAGGACCCGAAGGAACCCGAGGTCGAATCCGACCACCTGGTGGGTGTCCGTTTCGAGGATGCAGCGGGCCTTGAACGCGGGCCGGCGCCACTTCTCGCCGCGCGCGTAAACGTGCCAAAGCCCCTCCATTTTCAGGTGGGAGTGGAGGATCCAGCCGTCCACGGGATCGCCGCCGCGGATCAGCAGATGCTTGCCGCGGGACGCAACGTCCTGCACGGCGGAGCCGGTGAAATCGGTGGCGGCGAATTTCGGGACGCGGATATCGCACCGGGTGAGCTCTTTGCCGGCCAGGACGGCATTGAGGTCCCTCGCCGCCCGCCAGATGGTATCGCCCTCAGGCACGGTTCCTCCCCGGTTCGACTACGCACGGGGCCAACACATCAGACACGGTAGCGCAGCCCTTTCGGCGTGGTGTAGAAACCGGCAGCGGTCAGTGCCCGCGCAGCGTCCGTATCGAGGATATCCGTCCCGTTGACCTTCTCGATGGCCATTTTCTCCGCCGCGCCTCGTTGGATAATCCGCACCAGCGCGGCAGCGGAAAGCTCCAAGACAGCCGGCTCCTCGGTGAAGGTCAGGAGTGTCTTGCCGCCGCGTTCGGCGTATAACGCCAGCTCGCCGTCGACCAGGACCACCAGTGCACCGGCTTTGCGGCCGGGCCGGTGTCCACCCTCCAGGGTCGGCCAGGGCAGGGCGGCACCGTAGGGGTTCGCCGGATCGGTGGCGGCCAGTGCGACGGCGGACGGTTCGGGCTGCTTCAACTGCGCGTCTTCGGAGAAGGAACGCAGCCGGTCCACCGTGGCCGGCACCGCGAACTGGGCGGCGCCGAGCTGCTCAATAAAGTAACCGCGCCGGCACCTGCCCATCTCCTCCAGCCGGGCCAGCACCCGATAGAGCAGGGCGAAGCCGCCCGGGGTGCCTTCGCTGGCCACGGAACCGCGGGTGACCACGCCGTAGCGGTCCAGCATCAGCTCGGCCGTGGCGTGGGCATGCAGCGTGGTGTCGGTTTCCACCGCGGGGAGCATGCTCCACCGCCCGGCGACCAGCGGCGGAGCGTTGCGGAGCGCGGGCGCGGACGCGCCGCCGGCCGCCAGCCGCATGGAGCTGCCCGTCAGAGAGGCCCCGGGTGCCCGGCCCAGCCGTCCCATCCGGGCGGTGCGGGCACGCGGGGTGGCGGCCCGTTGCTTATGGGCGGTTTTCCCGCCGGAGAGCAGGGACCGCACCGGGGTGAAAGTGTCATTGCTGATCCGCCCGGCCCAGACGAGTTCCCAGAGGGCGGAGATGATGTTCGCATCCGTTTCAGCCATGCCGTCTGCCGCTAGACCGTCGCCGAGCTGGCGGAAGAAGTACGCGCCGCCGTTGCCCAGCAGTTCCAGCAGCCGCTGGTGCAGGCCGCCCGGCTCGAAATCAGGGGAGGGGTTGAGCGTCAGCGGCGCGTTTTCGGCCAGGTGCAGGGCTATCCAGCCGTCGTTGCCCGGCAGGGAGCCGCTGCCGGACCACACCACTTCGCCCGTGGCGGTCAGCTCGTCCAGCATGGCCGGGGCGTAGTCGCGCACCCGGGAGCCCAGGATCAGCGGTTCCCAGGCCGAAGCCGGAATCGGCACGCCGGAAAGCTGGTCGATCACGGTGGCCACGCCGTCGAGCCCGCGCAGTGACGAACCCACGTTCTGCCAGACCGGCAGGAACCGCCCGTAGGTGGCCGGGTCCACCGGCTCCACCTCGGAACGCAGGGCCGCCAGCGAACTGCGGCGCAGCCGCCGCAGCACCTCGACATCGCACCATTCGGTTCCGGCGGGAGAGCCGGGAACGGTGACGGTGGCCGGGGGAGTGGAGTCGACGCCGTCGGCCGCGTCCAGCAGCAGGGTTTCGGCGGGGCGGAATTCGCCCTCCGCGACGCGTCCCTCGCCGGCCAGGCGCTGCAGGGTGCCGGTGACGACGGCGACGCCGAGGCCCAGCCGGGCGGCGGCTTCGGCGGCGGTGAAGGGCCCGTGGGTCCGGGCATACCGGCCCACCAGGTCACCGAGCGGATCCGCAACGGGTTCGATAAACGCCAGCGGCACGCCCATCGGCAACGGAACACCGAGGGCGTCCCGCAGCCGGGCGGCGTCTTCGATGGCCGCATACCGGGTGCTGCCGGCCATGCCGATTTTCAGGGCCCGGTTGGCGCGGACCAGCTGCTCCAGCAGCTCTTCGGCATCCTCCGAGGTGGCGGTGGCCGGAGCCGGTTCCACCGCGGTCCCGGTCTCGTCAACGGCAAGCTCCACCGGCTGCAGGCGGGCGGCGACCTCCGGAACGGAGAGCGGACCGAGCAGCCGCAGCAGGTCCGCCACGCCTTCCAGTCCGCGGGCATGGCGGTCCGGAGCCAGGCGCTGGAGTTCGCTTTCGATCCGGGCGATGATCCGCGCATCCAGCAGTTCGCGCAGTTCGGCCCGGCCCAGCAGCTCATTGAGCAGCGTGGGATCCAGGGACAGGGCGGCGGCCTTGCGTTCGGCCAGCGGCGAATCGCCCTCGTACAGGAAAGCGCCCACGTAGCCGAAGAGCATGGAGCGGGCGAACGGCGACGGCGAGGGAGTGGTGGTTTCCACCAAGCGGATCTCGCGCCGCTCAATGCCGGAGGCAATGTCTTTCAGGGCCGGCAGGTCATAGACATCCTGCAGGCATTCGCGGACCGTTTCCAGCAGGATCGGGAAGGTCGGGTACTTCTTGGCGACATCCAGCAGCTGCGCCGACCGCTGCCGCTGCTGCCAGAGCGGGGTGCGTTTGGAGGGGTTCTGCCGCGGCAGCAGCAGCGCGCGTGCCGCGCACTCCCGGAACCGTGAGGCGAACAACGCGGAGCCGCCCACCTCGGCGGTGACAATGGAATCGAGTTCCTCGGGGTCGAACAGGAACAGCTCGGCGCCGGGCGGTTCGTCCTCCATCAGCGGCACGCGCAGCACAATGCCGTCGTCGGAGGCCATGGCCGATCCGTCCAGCCCGTACCGGGCGTGCAGCCGCGCCCCGACAGCGAGTGCCCAGGGCGCATGGACCGGCATACCGTACGGGCTGTGCAGGACTACCCGCCAGTCCCCGAGTTCGTCGTGGAAGCGTTCCACCACCAGCGACCGGTCGTTGGGCACCACATCGGTGGCCTGCTGCTGCTCGCGCAGGTAATTGATCAGGTTGCCGGCGGCCCAGTCATCCAGCCCGACGGCGGTCAGGCGTTCCCTGGCCGCTGTGTCATCCGCGGCGGCCATCTCGCGGACGAAGGCGCCCAGGGCACGGCCCAGTTCCACCGGCCGGCCGAGGGTGTCCCCGCGCCAGAACGGCAGTTTGCCGGGCTGGCCGAAGGCGGGGGAGACCAGCACCCGGTCATGGGTGATGTCTTCGATCCGCCAGCTCGTGGCACCCAGGGCGAAAATGTCCCCGACCCGGGATTCATAGACCATTTCCTCGTCAAGTTCACCGACCCGGCGGCTGTTCTTTCCTTCGGAATCGCCGACCAGATAGACGCCGAAGAGGCCGCGGTCCGGGATGGTGCCGCCCGAGGTGACGGCGAGGCGCTGCGCTCCGGGCCTGCCGGTAATGGTGCCTTCGGTGCGGTCCCAGACAATCCGCGGCCGCAGCTCGGCGAACTCGTCCGAAGGGTAGCGGCCGGAAAGCAGGTCCAGGGTGGCGTCGAACGCGGAGCGCGGCAGGCCGGCAAAGGGCGCGGACTGGCGGACGACGTCGAACCATTCCTCCACGTCGATGGATCCCAGTGCGGCGGCGGCCACGGTCTGCTGGGCGAGGATGTCCAGCGGGTTGGCCGGTATGGCCAGGGGCTCGATCTGCCCGGCGAGCATCCGTTCGGCGGTGACGGCCGAGTTCAGCAGGTCGCCGCGGTGCTTGGGGAACATCACGCCCTGGGAGATTTCGCCCACCTGGTGCCCGGCCCGGCCCACCCGCTGCAGGCCGCTGGCCACCGACGGCGGCGATTCGACCTGCACCACCAGATCCACGGCCCCCATGTCGATGCCGAGCTCCAGCGAGCTGGTGGCCACCACGCAGCGCAGCCGGCCGGATTTCAGGTCGTCTTCGATCAGGGCCCGCTGGTCCCGGGAGACCGAGCCGTGGTGTGCCCGCGCGAGCACGGGGGTGTCGTCTTCGACGGCGAGGTCCTCACGCCGCAGAACGGACACCCCGGCCTGCGCCATGATCTGGGCCGGTGGACGTGCAGGTGCTGCCGGGGCCGGGATCCCGTCCGTTCCGGTGGCCGCCTGTGCAGCCTCCAGCCGGAAGGCATGGATCTCGTTCAGGCGGGCCGTGATGCGCTCGGCCAGGCGCCGGGAGTTGGCGAACACGATGGTGGAGCGGTTGGCCTCGATAAGGTCGACAATCTTCTCCTCCACATGCGGCCAGATGCTCGCCTGCGGAGCGTAACCACCCTCCACGGTGTCCTCAGTGGTAGGCGCGTTGCCCAGATCCGTCATGTCCTCCACCGGAACGGTGACGGTGAGGTTCCAGTTCTTCCGGGACTGCGGCGCGACGATCCGCACCGGAGCGTTGCCGCCCAGGAAACGCGCCACGGTTTCGTGCGGCTCCACCGTGGCGGAGAGCCCGATCCGCTGCACGGGCTTTTCCAACATGGCGTCCAGCCGCGCCAGCGTCACGGCCAGGTGGGCGCCGCGTTTGGTGCCAGCCACGGCGTGCACCTCGTCCACGATCACGGTTTCCACTTCGGCCAGGGTCTCCCTGGCGGAGGATGTGAGCATCAGGAACAGGGATTCGGGCGTGGTGATGAGGATGTCCGGCGGCCGCGTGAGCAGGGCGCGCCGCTCATTCTGCGGGGTGTCCCCGGACCGGACGCCCACGGTGATGGACGGTGCCGGCAGGCCCAGCCGTTTGGCCGTCTGGGTAATGCCGATCAACGGCGAGCGGAGGTTACGTTCCACGTCGACGCCGAGGGCCTTCAACGGGGAGATGTACAGGACCTTGGTTTTACGTTTGGGTTCCCGGGTGCGCTTCCGCCCCGCCGGTTTGGGAGCGGATGCCGGCAGTTCCGGAAGCGGCAGTTCGGCGGGCGGCAGGCCTTCGGGGCCGGCAGCGGCGGCCCCGGCAATAAAGCTGTCCAGCGCCCAGAGGAACGCGGCCAGGGTTTTGCCTGACCCGGTGGGAGCGACCACCAGCGCATTGGCCCGCTCGGAGATCGCATCCCAAGCTCCTACCTGCGCCGGGGTGGGCGCAGTGAAGGCACCCTCGAACCATTCCCGGGTGGCGGGGGTGAACTTGGCTAGCACCGAAGATGCCGATGTCATGGCACTATTCTTCCCCACCCCGGTGACAGTTTGGCCGCTGCCACCGGGGGTTCGGCTGCAGGCCGAAAATCAGCGAGCCTGCAGGATACCCACTTGCATCAGCTCGATATCCGCGTTGGTGCAACCCGTGGACGGGTAGGGGACAGTCAGGGACGCGGTGTCCTCCGGCGGATAGACCAGCAGGGACGCAGTCTCCTGTACCTGGCAGTTTCCGTACTTCTGCGCCACGGTTTCCCGCAGCTCGGCGGCCGCAGCCTGGCCGGGTGCCAGCGTGACGGGGCCGGCGGCCGCGCCCTCGGTCCGGGCGGCCGGTGCGCCCACCTGCTGTCCGGCGGCGTCGAGGTAAGAGACACCCGGATAGCCGGCCACGGTGCAGGTACCGTCGGCGGAGACATTGGTCAGCACCAGGACGCGGGAGATACCGTCCGCTCCGGCGCCGCCGGGAACATTCTCCACGGCGCCGGCAAGCATGTCGGCGGTGCAGGGAACGGGGCCGGCAGCTGCCCCGCCTCCGGTTGCCGGAGAGGAAGCCGGAGCAGAAGCAGATTCGGTTGATGGGGACGGAGCTGGCGTGGTCTCACTGGCTGACGCCGAAGGGGACACCGACGCGTCGCCGTCGTCCCCTGAGCCGCCGCAGCCGGCCAGCGCGGAACCGGAGAGAGTCAGCAAAGCCACCAGGGCTAGTGCCTTGCGGGACGGGGAGGACTTTTTGACGGGGGAGGCAGGTGCCAAGGTGATCATGCTCTCACCTTTCCCGTCGGGCGGGGGTGCGTCAATCCGCCCCGCCCGGCGGGACGGAATGACGCAAAACCGTTACGGGCGCCGGAAGCAGGCTGCCCGGCGCCCGCTCAGGTCCGCGGGCTAGGCCCGGCTGCGGCCACGCGTGCGGATCAGGGCGGTGACACCTGCCGCAAGGCCCAGCAGCCCGGCACCCAGGCCAACGTAGCCGGCAACTTCGGCGGCCTCGACGTCGTCATCCCGGTCATCGGCGCTTTCCGGCGTGGCGCCGTGGGCGCTGCCGTGCTCGTCGCCGGCGTGATCATCGTCGTCGTCCGCTTCGGTGATGGTGACCGTAGGCGCCGGGGAGTCGAGGTCGTGGCCGGACTGGCCGTCGGCCGGAACCTGGGACCAATCCGT
This genomic stretch from Arthrobacter sp. zg-Y1110 harbors:
- a CDS encoding GNAT family N-acetyltransferase, with product MTTPDERYLLIRTPPPLEAYLRLRAESGLTRKRADQAQAALTGSWAAAHIQETATGCPVAMGRVIGDGGWYFHIADMAVLPDHQRQGLGDRILTDLLESIRSHAPAGAWVTLMADPPGRRLYNRHGFRETAPDSLGMALTL
- a CDS encoding LysE/ArgO family amino acid transporter, which codes for MVTGLGLIVAIGAQNAFVLRQGLRREHIGAVVALCIISDALLIFGGTAGIGALVSRFPAVLEILRWAGAAYLTWWGIRSLISAARPSVLEAQAPRAKGNVILTTLALTFLNPHVYLDTVVLLGSLANQYGSDTRWIFAAGAVVGSLIWFTALGYGARSLSTVLNRPRTWQIVDLLIGVVMLVLAVRLVLG
- a CDS encoding LysR family transcriptional regulator ArgP; the encoded protein is MNFEHLRALSAVVDEGTFEAAADRLHISPSAVSQRIKALESSVGQVVVRRGTPCTPTDAGVVLLRMARQVQLLEGETRSALSGGTSPRTPTPVAVNADSLATWFVPVLSEAAELTDSTLDLHVEDQDHSAQLLRQGDVIGAVTADPTPVNGCRVEALGAMRYLPVSTPDLQQRFTREDGVDWAALPVVQFNAKDDLQRRFLQARGVDGRPPRHTIPSSEAFVAAVRAGLGWGMLPELQLGNGLKDGTLVLLDERAHRDVLLYWQAWKLDSERLHRIGDSIRRAARQLR
- a CDS encoding Fpg/Nei family DNA glycosylase, producing MPEGDTIWRAARDLNAVLAGKELTRCDIRVPKFAATDFTGSAVQDVASRGKHLLIRGGDPVDGWILHSHLKMEGLWHVYARGEKWRRPAFKARCILETDTHQVVGFDLGFLRVLPRSDEDDAVGYLGPDLLGPDWDAEEALRRLSAQPDRPIGLALLDQRNLAGIGNIYRCELCFLAGIHPLTPVSDVPDLPRLVDLSKRLLEVNKARSRRITTGAMGRDQLWVYRRERRGCLRCGTKVAHELLGDNELEMRDLYYCPHCQPFP
- a CDS encoding ATP-dependent helicase → MTSASSVLAKFTPATREWFEGAFTAPTPAQVGAWDAISERANALVVAPTGSGKTLAAFLWALDSFIAGAAAAGPEGLPPAELPLPELPASAPKPAGRKRTREPKRKTKVLYISPLKALGVDVERNLRSPLIGITQTAKRLGLPAPSITVGVRSGDTPQNERRALLTRPPDILITTPESLFLMLTSSARETLAEVETVIVDEVHAVAGTKRGAHLAVTLARLDAMLEKPVQRIGLSATVEPHETVARFLGGNAPVRIVAPQSRKNWNLTVTVPVEDMTDLGNAPTTEDTVEGGYAPQASIWPHVEEKIVDLIEANRSTIVFANSRRLAERITARLNEIHAFRLEAAQAATGTDGIPAPAAPARPPAQIMAQAGVSVLRREDLAVEDDTPVLARAHHGSVSRDQRALIEDDLKSGRLRCVVATSSLELGIDMGAVDLVVQVESPPSVASGLQRVGRAGHQVGEISQGVMFPKHRGDLLNSAVTAERMLAGQIEPLAIPANPLDILAQQTVAAAALGSIDVEEWFDVVRQSAPFAGLPRSAFDATLDLLSGRYPSDEFAELRPRIVWDRTEGTITGRPGAQRLAVTSGGTIPDRGLFGVYLVGDSEGKNSRRVGELDEEMVYESRVGDIFALGATSWRIEDITHDRVLVSPAFGQPGKLPFWRGDTLGRPVELGRALGAFVREMAAADDTAARERLTAVGLDDWAAGNLINYLREQQQATDVVPNDRSLVVERFHDELGDWRVVLHSPYGMPVHAPWALAVGARLHARYGLDGSAMASDDGIVLRVPLMEDEPPGAELFLFDPEELDSIVTAEVGGSALFASRFRECAARALLLPRQNPSKRTPLWQQRQRSAQLLDVAKKYPTFPILLETVRECLQDVYDLPALKDIASGIERREIRLVETTTPSPSPFARSMLFGYVGAFLYEGDSPLAERKAAALSLDPTLLNELLGRAELRELLDARIIARIESELQRLAPDRHARGLEGVADLLRLLGPLSVPEVAARLQPVELAVDETGTAVEPAPATATSEDAEELLEQLVRANRALKIGMAGSTRYAAIEDAARLRDALGVPLPMGVPLAFIEPVADPLGDLVGRYARTHGPFTAAEAAARLGLGVAVVTGTLQRLAGEGRVAEGEFRPAETLLLDAADGVDSTPPATVTVPGSPAGTEWCDVEVLRRLRRSSLAALRSEVEPVDPATYGRFLPVWQNVGSSLRGLDGVATVIDQLSGVPIPASAWEPLILGSRVRDYAPAMLDELTATGEVVWSGSGSLPGNDGWIALHLAENAPLTLNPSPDFEPGGLHQRLLELLGNGGAYFFRQLGDGLAADGMAETDANIISALWELVWAGRISNDTFTPVRSLLSGGKTAHKQRAATPRARTARMGRLGRAPGASLTGSSMRLAAGGASAPALRNAPPLVAGRWSMLPAVETDTTLHAHATAELMLDRYGVVTRGSVASEGTPGGFALLYRVLARLEEMGRCRRGYFIEQLGAAQFAVPATVDRLRSFSEDAQLKQPEPSAVALAATDPANPYGAALPWPTLEGGHRPGRKAGALVVLVDGELALYAERGGKTLLTFTEEPAVLELSAAALVRIIQRGAAEKMAIEKVNGTDILDTDAARALTAAGFYTTPKGLRYRV
- a CDS encoding DUF4232 domain-containing protein — protein: MITLAPASPVKKSSPSRKALALVALLTLSGSALAGCGGSGDDGDASVSPSASASETTPAPSPSTESASAPASSPATGGGAAAGPVPCTADMLAGAVENVPGGAGADGISRVLVLTNVSADGTCTVAGYPGVSYLDAAGQQVGAPAARTEGAAAGPVTLAPGQAAAAELRETVAQKYGNCQVQETASLLVYPPEDTASLTVPYPSTGCTNADIELMQVGILQAR